A genomic stretch from Triplophysa dalaica isolate WHDGS20190420 chromosome 4, ASM1584641v1, whole genome shotgun sequence includes:
- the plp1b gene encoding proteolipid protein 1b isoform X2: MGCYDSCIRCLGAVPYTSLLATLLCYTGVALFCGGGHEALSHTYKLVELYFARELQDFTGLADFIKYFQYVIYGLASFFFLYGLLLLAEGFYTTSAVKQTFGEFKSTSFGRCVSLTLIVLTYVLAAIWLAIFGFTAIPVFFLYNMESSCHKVNILSETTLFNQHSRVCIDARQYGFLPWNAVPGVVCGTTLANICKTAEFYVTYDLYICAFVGAGITLFALFLYVVATTYNYAVLRFLGRKGIRC; this comes from the exons ATGG GTTGCTATGACAGCTGCATCCGCTGCCTGGGCGCTGTGCCCTACACCAGCCTCCTGGCCACCCTGCTCTGCTACACCGGAGTGGCCCTCTTCTGTGGGGGAGGCCACGAGGCGCTCTCTCACACATATAAATTGGTAGAGCTGTACTTTGCAAGAGAGCTCCAGGATTTCACGGGGCTGGCTGATTT TATAAAATACTTTCAATATGTGATCTACGGTCTGGCCTCCTTCTTCTTCCTGTATGGACTGTTGCTGTTGGCCGAAGGTTTTTACACCACCAGTGCCGTAAAACAGACCTTTGGAGAGTTTAAGAGCACCAGCTTTGGGCGCTGTGTCAGCCTGACA TTAATTGTTCTGACATACGTGCTTGCCGCAATCTGGTTGGCCATCTTTGGCTTTACGGCCATTCCTGTCTTCTTTCTTTATAACATGGAAAGTTCCTGTCACAAGGTTAACATTCTGTCTGAAACAACCCTCTTCAACCAGCATTCAAGGGTCTGCATAGATGCACGGCAGTACG GGTTCCTTCCCTGGAATGCTGTGCCAGGTGTTGTTTGTGGAACTACACTAGCTAACATCTGCAAAACAGCAGAG TTCTACGTGACCTACGACCTTTACATCTGTGCGTTTGTTGGAGCTGGGATCACTCTTTTCGCTCTG TTCCTCTATGTGGTTGCCACTACCTACAACTATGCTGTTCTAAGGTTTCTTGGAAGGAAGGGCATCCGTTGCTAG
- the plp1b gene encoding proteolipid protein 1b isoform X1, which produces MFPVKQPWLCKALGCYDSCIRCLGAVPYTSLLATLLCYTGVALFCGGGHEALSHTYKLVELYFARELQDFTGLADFIKYFQYVIYGLASFFFLYGLLLLAEGFYTTSAVKQTFGEFKSTSFGRCVSLTLIVLTYVLAAIWLAIFGFTAIPVFFLYNMESSCHKVNILSETTLFNQHSRVCIDARQYGFLPWNAVPGVVCGTTLANICKTAEFYVTYDLYICAFVGAGITLFALFLYVVATTYNYAVLRFLGRKGIRC; this is translated from the exons ATGTTTCCAGTGAAACAGCCGTGGTTGTGTAAAGCGCTAG GTTGCTATGACAGCTGCATCCGCTGCCTGGGCGCTGTGCCCTACACCAGCCTCCTGGCCACCCTGCTCTGCTACACCGGAGTGGCCCTCTTCTGTGGGGGAGGCCACGAGGCGCTCTCTCACACATATAAATTGGTAGAGCTGTACTTTGCAAGAGAGCTCCAGGATTTCACGGGGCTGGCTGATTT TATAAAATACTTTCAATATGTGATCTACGGTCTGGCCTCCTTCTTCTTCCTGTATGGACTGTTGCTGTTGGCCGAAGGTTTTTACACCACCAGTGCCGTAAAACAGACCTTTGGAGAGTTTAAGAGCACCAGCTTTGGGCGCTGTGTCAGCCTGACA TTAATTGTTCTGACATACGTGCTTGCCGCAATCTGGTTGGCCATCTTTGGCTTTACGGCCATTCCTGTCTTCTTTCTTTATAACATGGAAAGTTCCTGTCACAAGGTTAACATTCTGTCTGAAACAACCCTCTTCAACCAGCATTCAAGGGTCTGCATAGATGCACGGCAGTACG GGTTCCTTCCCTGGAATGCTGTGCCAGGTGTTGTTTGTGGAACTACACTAGCTAACATCTGCAAAACAGCAGAG TTCTACGTGACCTACGACCTTTACATCTGTGCGTTTGTTGGAGCTGGGATCACTCTTTTCGCTCTG TTCCTCTATGTGGTTGCCACTACCTACAACTATGCTGTTCTAAGGTTTCTTGGAAGGAAGGGCATCCGTTGCTAG